A stretch of the Bacillus sp. FJAT-18017 genome encodes the following:
- a CDS encoding 1,4-dihydroxy-2-naphthoate polyprenyltransferase, producing the protein MQTQLQTGTPHIPESNRGFHAWWQLTRPHTLTAAFVPVFLGTVLALEEGKINGLLFGAMLLACLLIQAATNMFNEYYDFKRGLDNEHSIGIGGAIVRDGIKPATVMQLALLLYGISVLLGIYICMESSWWIAVIGSISMLFGYLYTGGPKPIAYTPFGELFAGFFMGCLIILISFFIQTGYVTGVSILVSIPVSILVGAILLSNNIRDLDGDKEFGRKTLAILLGRVNAIRFLAGMFTAAYIIVAVLIVLQIISPWAAIVVLSLPKPILAVKGFKAGRTPIEMMPAMKATAQTNTIFGFLLAIGLFIGHFI; encoded by the coding sequence ATGCAGACACAATTACAGACAGGCACACCCCATATCCCAGAATCCAATCGCGGTTTTCACGCATGGTGGCAGCTAACACGCCCCCATACCTTGACTGCTGCATTTGTCCCAGTTTTTTTGGGTACTGTCCTCGCACTTGAAGAAGGAAAAATAAATGGTCTTCTGTTTGGTGCAATGCTGCTCGCCTGCCTTTTGATCCAGGCGGCTACAAATATGTTTAATGAATACTATGACTTTAAACGCGGACTAGACAACGAACATTCTATTGGTATTGGCGGTGCCATAGTCAGAGATGGTATAAAACCAGCGACAGTCATGCAACTGGCTCTGCTTTTATACGGCATATCCGTCTTGCTGGGTATCTACATTTGCATGGAAAGCAGTTGGTGGATTGCAGTAATAGGGAGTATTTCCATGCTGTTCGGCTATCTTTACACGGGTGGTCCAAAGCCTATCGCCTATACACCATTCGGGGAACTATTTGCCGGCTTCTTCATGGGTTGTTTAATCATTTTAATTTCATTCTTTATTCAGACAGGTTATGTTACGGGTGTAAGTATTTTGGTTTCGATTCCTGTATCTATTCTTGTTGGAGCAATCCTGCTTTCGAATAATATCCGGGATTTGGACGGAGATAAGGAATTTGGAAGGAAAACACTCGCGATTCTACTTGGCAGGGTCAATGCGATTCGATTCCTTGCCGGAATGTTTACAGCTGCTTATATAATTGTCGCGGTACTAATTGTATTACAAATTATTTCACCTTGGGCTGCTATTGTCGTTCTAAGTTTGCCAAAGCCTATTCTGGCAGTAAAGGGATTCAAAGCCGGCAGAACCCCTATTGAAATGATGCCAGCAATGAAAGCAACGGCACAAACCAATACAATTTTTGGTTTCTTGCTTGCCATTGGTTTATTCATTGGCCACTTCATTTAA
- a CDS encoding TraR/DksA C4-type zinc finger protein yields MLTTNQLNTLKYLLKEEETNLETQLKMEDGYTDRKDAETETVGELSSLDNHPADLGTELYEREKDYALEGHAGSELEKVKEALAAMEDGTYGICRECEKEIPFERLEALPSTLYCVEHTPEKVPATDRPVEEDVLTPSIPNSFRGRSEGGVIDTNDSFEEVARYGTADGPQDMVGDYDNYNDLYNKGVNEEAQAEDIEEIVSNDIEGGNRQFSKVQKLENLEETLDRKGIESQMGDVPYKRKDSYLEED; encoded by the coding sequence ATGTTAACGACAAATCAGTTAAATACATTGAAATATTTATTAAAAGAGGAAGAAACAAATCTGGAGACCCAGTTGAAAATGGAAGACGGTTATACTGACCGGAAAGATGCAGAAACCGAAACGGTTGGGGAGTTATCTTCACTTGACAATCATCCTGCTGACTTGGGGACAGAACTGTATGAAAGAGAGAAAGACTATGCCCTTGAGGGTCATGCGGGAAGCGAGTTGGAAAAAGTAAAAGAAGCATTAGCCGCTATGGAAGATGGAACATATGGAATCTGCCGTGAGTGTGAAAAGGAAATTCCTTTTGAGAGGCTTGAAGCACTCCCTTCAACGCTATATTGCGTTGAACATACTCCTGAAAAGGTTCCTGCTACCGACCGGCCGGTAGAAGAGGATGTCCTAACGCCGTCCATTCCTAATTCATTCCGAGGCAGAAGCGAGGGCGGAGTTATTGATACGAATGACAGTTTCGAAGAGGTTGCCCGCTATGGAACAGCGGATGGCCCACAGGATATGGTTGGGGATTATGACAACTACAATGACTTATATAATAAAGGAGTTAATGAAGAAGCCCAAGCGGAGGATATCGAGGAAATAGTTTCGAACGATATCGAAGGTGGAAACCGCCAGTTCAGTAAGGTACAAAAGCTGGAAAACCTTGAAGAAACCCTTGATCGAAAAGGAATAGAATCACAAATGGGAGATGTCCCGTATAAGCGTAAAGATAGCTATTTGGAAGAGGATTGA